ataggggttacccctatagccccttttttttataaaccttagttaaatagattaatattacgttaatttacttattattaggctaatccgcaattttatatatctacgtcccttaatagtccgggttaatatttacttacttataaaggattggaattctatttaagatcgggtttcgtccttttcttttttaccctaactcgctaagggtcgtgctctagcttatgcctatattaataattactaatatatttaatcttaacggggatatatctaatctgcgcgctagttataataaatccgtacttttattacttaacgaatttattaaggtttaagaaattcccgcttcctctcgctatctcgctattactctcgtttttattatgtttaataattactactatctttttaaatcgctagctatcgtatttactaagatcttcttttttatttaatataaaaaagtaggttttagtagttcctttttataataatagtagtagacgtttatattattataagaagatatagtaattagtctcgggatctttattagttattaatttccgctattttatatatttctaacctcTTACGCtttatactctttataatttctaaatagctttttttttaacttacctccccttaggtagtattttataagaatagttaaaaatagacgctaagcggcttataaaaaagctatataggctattaagaactgtataggccgttaagtataattaacgaaattaagccctcctttttataaaattataaattttaaaaacttactaaaaatacttacttattacttatatataataaggttaaatattttaaaaatcttattctttatagcctctcggtaccctattttatatttttcaagtagtctttttcgtagcttaattatagttaagtaattattacttattagcgatcccttttattatttagttaattttttaaaattaataatcttgcgctaggagctaatataaaaaaaagccctttagcggccctttagaaaattctttttttttctttttaaatcctcgtctttttagcctttttttaagctaataataactttagtaagaggttataggactattttaaagtagctactttctttttaagttaatttctaagatccgtaatactcttaactcgatactattaagacctctaaatcccctctttttttattaaaccgtcccttatattatattcttaaataatacctagggggtagttaaaggagctataaggaggttatttaaatcgcgggcttaaggtcgtatttataaaatccttataataataaacttttctatatactataaatctcttagcttaataactcctatagggttacctttattactaaataaaaatatttatatttagaaatctctttttttaatcgcgcagtacttttttatactatattattaagctcgtttattatactaattaattaggtaagtagtcgttacgtaagtatttctttttactaatttaactagttaatttttaattataggccggttataaaaaagtcgtttagtaaaaaagctatttaaagtaataataaaaagctagttacttaagcggttttattaattaatatagtttaatataataaacgtcgacctctcgtaagtaataaagggctataattatttaattccgtatagtatttaagaattacctctttttttatctatttctataaggttaattaatacgaatctcttatcccgtatagtattaagaggtcgtctcttttacgtagcgagataccttattaatttataataatagaatttaattactaattagtattagtatccctattataaagtagttagttcgaaccgtagttaacgaagagattaattaaattatataaatatctgcgtagtaggtataaaaaggaggttctaaccgtaggttaggctagctacgataattataaatagggcccctaattggcccctgcgcagtcggctgtatgccgcggtcgaattggacttccaatccgacaccaTGGGAGGGTTTGCGGGTAGCCTGAGAGTGGTATGATATACACATTCAAACTTGACCGGACTGTCCTTGACCATGGGCACAGGATGTCCTGGCAGCGCGCGACTGTATTCCTTTTGCAAACCTGCGCGGTCGAACTCGTCCACTCCGTAGTCAACCTGCTCAGCCGAGATGTTTACAGCTTCACGCAAGGGCCAAGTAGCTAGGTTCCAGCAGAACTTGCCGGTCAGCTCCGCGTTGAGAACCGTATCCTTTCTTTGCTGGTCCGGTTTTTGATTGGCCGAGAACATAACATAGGGTGGATCGAATGTGAGGTTATTGAACTGAGAATAGGGTGCCAGGTTGTGCGTCTTCGGATCCGTTGCTGAGATGGTCGATATCCAGCCAATTGGCCGAGGAACAACGCATGCCTTGAACGGATCATGGGGAAGGTTGTGAGGTATTCCTCCCGACTGACTGCCAGGCTCAAAGTACATGATGATGGAACTCGAGAAGATACCGTATGCTTTTTTGGTTGAGATATGTTTGAATTTAGATGAGAAATCGATTTCCTGGACGGCGAGGTCAAGTAGCTTACATCAAAAGAGCTGAGAGTATCAATCAGTGGCTCTACAGACTATCATGTCTGTATTTACGTTCAGAAAAGAAAACCCTCGCAACGTACGGCAATTAGAATGCTTTGACACACAATTCTCAACAACCAGAGTTGCTGCCCGGGTAAGGGTGTGAGGGGGGTAGCGTCGGGCCCATGTCCACCGAGCCGGGCCAGAGCGGACATGAGCCAGGCAAGTGGAAAACACGGCCGATGAGATTGAACTTTGCATCCGCAAACACGGAGCTCGGGTTTTCCCCCGTTGTCAAGCAAACCAGACCACGCATTTGAGATTCGTGCGTTATGTGCAAGCTTTGGGCATCTGAAATGAAATGGAGTTACCTTGGTGATGCGAAAGAATGCATATAACGTCACGACATCTCCAATTCTTCTGCTGAACTTTCAACGTGCGGCCAAACGTGTAAGAAAACTAACTGTTGAGGCACACAAATATTATACAACCTTTTCTCAATCCCGACACTTCTTCCAAGCTCTTTCACCATGGATGTAGATGATGATGTCGAGCTCGGTCCCGGGCGCGATATTCCAACGGACGGAATTCCAGTCAACTTCGTCCCTGCCAAAGCCGGGGACGTCATCAAGCTAGGACTCATCACTTGCCGCGTCTTGGAAGATGGATCCCGCACAGGTGAGCTACCACTGAATGATATCCGCAGTTATACTCGCAATAAGGGTTTAAATTTGGTTTCATGAAGTGAGAGCTAACCGTATCTGTGCTTGCAGACAATCGTATCGGGGCCGCCGAGTTCACTCTCCCTCCCAGCTTGAAAGGACCTCCAGCCCATTGGCACGAGATGCATGACGAGACATTTTTGACGACCAAAGGCACCATTCGATACCACATCCCAAAGCCTGATGGCACCGAGGACACCATCGACGCGAAAGAAGGCGACTATGTCACGGTCCCTGTTCGGGCACCGCATACGTTCAGCAACCCGACTGACGAGGAGGCCAAGTTTTTCAACACATACACTCCGGCATACTACATCAATTACTTCAAGCTGTTGGGAACATACGTACAAGAGGGGAAGCCAATCTCGCCGAAGGAGCACTTGGATGCGATGTCGAACTACGCAACTCTTCCTGTGCCGAAGAAATACTCCCAGAAAAAATAACAGACTTAGGGGACCGCATTTGTGATGCTGTATACACATTCCAGGAATCTGGATTGTTGTACTTAGTAAACCCCGCAGGCTCTGATCACACAAGAACCTTGGTAATTGAAACTATCACTACCATGGTACAACCATACGTTCCTGGTTTGCCACATTCTACACAGACCTGTTGACTTG
The DNA window shown above is from Colletotrichum lupini chromosome 7, complete sequence and carries:
- a CDS encoding flavoprotein oxygenase; the encoded protein is MYFEPGSQSGGIPHNLPHDPFKACVVPRPIGWISTISATDPKTHNLAPYSQFNNLTFDPPYVMFSANQKPDQQRKDTVLNAELTGKFCWNLATWPLREAVNISAEQVDYGVDEFDRAGLQKEYSRALPGHPVPMVKDSPVKFECVYHTTLRLPANPPMVSDWKSNSTAAYSRLRRGQLGALFIIIVASLTYG